A section of the Rhodobacter sp. genome encodes:
- a CDS encoding ABC transporter permease: MDFGAINPVVLVASLMVAATPILLAAIGELVVEKAGVLNLGVEGMMITGAVSGFAVAVTTGSPTLGMLAAIVAGAALSLIFAVLTQVLMANQVASGLALTLFGLGFSALLGQSFVGIVPPRTEKLNFGFLSDLPVVGRILFSHDVLVYASILLTAAVWYWLTYTRGGRVLRAVGENHDSAHALGYKVRRVRILAIAFGGACAGLGGAYLSLVRVPQWTEGMTAGAGWIALALVVFASWRPWRALLGAYLFGGITVLQLNLQAAGFQIPVEYLSMSPYLITILVLVVMSSSRARTTLSAPGSLGRSFHAAG, encoded by the coding sequence ATGGATTTCGGAGCAATCAACCCGGTCGTTCTGGTCGCCTCGCTGATGGTGGCGGCGACGCCGATCCTGCTGGCCGCGATCGGCGAACTGGTGGTGGAAAAGGCGGGCGTCCTGAACCTGGGGGTCGAGGGGATGATGATCACCGGCGCGGTGTCGGGCTTTGCGGTGGCCGTGACCACCGGCAGCCCGACGCTGGGGATGCTGGCGGCGATCGTCGCGGGCGCCGCCCTGTCGCTGATCTTTGCCGTGCTGACGCAGGTGCTGATGGCGAACCAGGTCGCCTCGGGCCTGGCGCTGACGCTGTTCGGGCTGGGGTTCTCGGCGCTGTTGGGGCAAAGCTTCGTCGGCATCGTGCCGCCCCGCACCGAAAAGCTGAACTTCGGCTTTCTCAGCGATCTGCCGGTGGTGGGACGGATCCTGTTCAGCCATGACGTGCTGGTCTATGCCTCGATCCTGCTGACCGCGGCGGTCTGGTACTGGCTGACCTACACGCGGGGCGGCCGGGTCCTGCGCGCGGTGGGCGAGAACCACGATTCGGCCCACGCGCTGGGCTACAAGGTCCGCCGCGTGCGCATTCTGGCGATCGCCTTTGGCGGCGCCTGCGCGGGGCTGGGGGGCGCCTATCTGTCGCTGGTGCGTGTGCCGCAATGGACCGAAGGCATGACCGCCGGCGCCGGCTGGATTGCGCTGGCATTGGTGGTCTTCGCCTCGTGGCGGCCCTGGCGCGCGCTGCTGGGCGCCTATCTTTTCGGCGGAATCACCGTGCTTCAGCTGAATTTGCAGGCTGCGGGCTTTCAAATCCCCGTGGAATATCTGTCAATGTCGCCGTATCTGATCACTATCCTCGTGCTTGTCGTTATGTCGTCGAGTCGAGCGCGGACCACGCTGTCGGCCCCCGGGTCGTTGGGTCGGTCCTTCCATGCCGCCGGGTGA
- a CDS encoding BMP family ABC transporter substrate-binding protein encodes MKRRELLATSAAALGLAALTGSAARAQSPLKVGFIYIGPPGDFGWTYGHDHARLAAQEHFGAAVETSYVDNVPEGPDAERIMTQMALSGAQLIFATSFGYGPSMNAVAARFPNIAFEHAAGYLQESPNVGLYNARFYEGRAVIGTIAGRMTQSNKIGYIASFPIPEVIMGINAAYIHAKKVNPDVDFRVVWAYTWFDPAQEAAAAEALIEQGCDILMQHTDSTAPLTVCQQRGALGFGQASDMQHFAPDVCLTSIVDNWAPYYIERIQAKLDGTWSADNVWLGIPEDAVTFGPFNDRIPAEVQAEANALIESIRDRSYHPFTGPLNKQDGSAWLAAGEVSDDGTLLGMNFYVEGIQGEIPS; translated from the coding sequence ATGAAACGCAGAGAACTTCTGGCCACCTCGGCCGCCGCGCTGGGTCTCGCCGCGCTGACCGGCTCGGCCGCGCGGGCCCAGTCGCCGCTGAAGGTCGGGTTCATCTATATCGGCCCGCCCGGCGACTTTGGCTGGACCTATGGCCACGACCACGCGCGCCTGGCCGCGCAGGAGCATTTCGGTGCGGCGGTCGAAACCAGCTATGTCGACAACGTGCCGGAAGGCCCCGACGCCGAGCGCATCATGACGCAAATGGCGCTGTCGGGCGCGCAGCTGATCTTCGCGACCTCGTTCGGGTATGGCCCGTCGATGAACGCGGTGGCCGCGCGGTTCCCGAACATCGCCTTCGAACACGCGGCCGGCTATCTGCAGGAATCGCCCAACGTCGGGCTCTACAACGCGCGCTTCTATGAGGGCCGCGCGGTGATCGGCACCATCGCCGGCCGCATGACCCAGTCGAACAAGATCGGCTATATCGCCTCGTTCCCGATCCCCGAAGTCATCATGGGCATCAACGCGGCCTATATCCACGCCAAGAAGGTGAACCCCGACGTCGATTTCCGCGTCGTCTGGGCCTACACCTGGTTCGACCCCGCGCAGGAAGCCGCCGCCGCCGAGGCGCTGATCGAACAGGGCTGCGACATCCTGATGCAGCACACCGATTCGACCGCGCCGCTGACCGTCTGCCAGCAGCGCGGCGCGCTGGGCTTTGGCCAGGCGTCGGACATGCAGCACTTTGCTCCGGACGTGTGCCTGACCTCGATCGTGGACAACTGGGCGCCCTATTACATCGAGCGCATCCAGGCCAAGCTGGACGGCACCTGGAGCGCGGACAACGTGTGGCTGGGCATCCCCGAGGACGCGGTGACCTTTGGCCCGTTCAACGACCGCATCCCGGCCGAGGTTCAGGCCGAGGCGAACGCGCTGATCGAATCGATCCGCGACCGCAGCTACCATCCCTTCACCGGTCCGCTGAACAAGCAGGATGGCTCGGCCTGGCTGGCCGCGGGCGAAGTGTCGGACGATGGCACGCTTCTGGGCATGAACTTCTATGTCGAGGGCATCCAGGGCGAGATCCCCAGCTGA
- the yghU gene encoding glutathione-dependent disulfide-bond oxidoreductase, with amino-acid sequence MSTETPYVPPKVWTWDQQSGGRFASINRPIAGPTHDKDLPVGAHPFQLYSLGTPNGVKVTVMFEELLAAGHSGAEYDAWLININEGDQFGSGFVGVNPNSKIPALMDRSGPEPVRVFESASILMHLAERFGAFLPAAGPARTEVLNWLFWQMGSAPYLGGGFGHFYAYAPEKWEYPINRFAMEVKRQLDVLDRRLAETRYIAGDAYTIADMAIYPWYGRLVEGGAYNAGEFLSVQDYTHVVRWAAELAARPAVQRGKRVNNSWSEDGVRERHSAADLD; translated from the coding sequence ATGTCCACCGAAACCCCTTATGTGCCGCCGAAGGTCTGGACCTGGGACCAGCAGAGCGGCGGGCGCTTTGCCAGCATCAACCGCCCGATCGCCGGGCCGACGCATGACAAGGACCTGCCGGTCGGGGCGCATCCCTTTCAGCTGTATTCCCTGGGCACGCCCAACGGGGTCAAGGTCACGGTGATGTTCGAGGAGCTTCTGGCTGCCGGGCATTCGGGGGCCGAATACGATGCCTGGCTGATCAACATCAACGAGGGCGATCAGTTCGGGTCGGGCTTTGTCGGGGTGAACCCCAATTCGAAGATCCCGGCCCTGATGGACCGCTCGGGCCCGGAGCCCGTGCGGGTGTTCGAGAGCGCCTCGATCCTGATGCACCTGGCGGAACGGTTCGGGGCGTTCCTGCCAGCCGCGGGCCCGGCCAGAACCGAGGTTCTGAACTGGCTGTTCTGGCAGATGGGGTCGGCGCCCTATCTGGGGGGCGGGTTCGGCCATTTCTACGCCTATGCGCCCGAGAAATGGGAATACCCGATCAACCGCTTCGCGATGGAGGTGAAGCGCCAGCTCGACGTTCTGGACCGCCGCCTGGCCGAGACGCGCTACATCGCCGGCGACGCCTATACCATCGCCGACATGGCGATCTATCCCTGGTATGGCCGGCTGGTCGAGGGGGGCGCCTATAACGCGGGCGAGTTCCTGTCGGTGCAGGACTATACCCATGTCGTGCGCTGGGCGGCCGAGCTGGCGGCGCGGCCGGCGGTGCAGCGTGGCAAGCGGGTCAACAACAGCTGGTCCGAGGACGGCGTGCGCGAGCGCCATTCTGCGGCGGACCTGGACTGA
- a CDS encoding vitamin B12-dependent ribonucleotide reductase has protein sequence MKIERKFTAEGQDAYAALAFRTTVSEIRNPDGKIVFRNDQVEVPEGWSQVASDVIAQKYFRKAGVPARLKRVAEKGVPAFLWRSVPDDKALADLPEGERFTGESSAKQVFDRLAGAWAYWGWKGGYFTSETDARAYFDEMRVMLARQMAAPNSPQWFNTGLHWAYGIDGPSQGHFYVDPFTHKLVKSKSSYEHPQPHACFIQSVSDDLVNEGGIMDLWVREARLFKYGSGTGTNFSSLRAEGETLSGGGKSSGLMGFLKIGDRAAGAIKSGGTTRRAAKMVICDVDHPDIEQFINWKVIEEQKVASLVAGSKAHEARLNDIFAAIRAWDGSSEDAVDPVKNPGLKAAIRAAKKAMIPDTYTNRVLQYARQGYTSIEFPTYDTDWDSEAYTSVSGQNSNNSVRVTDAFLKAVKDDADWELLRRTDGKVAKTVSARDLWQQVGHAAWACADPGIQFHDTVNAWHTCPADGAIRGSNPCSEYMFLDDTACNLASMNLLTFYTDGGFDAESYVHATRLWTITLEISVMMAQFPSKEIAQRSYDYRTLGLGYANIGGLLMNMGLGYDSDAGRAMAGALTAVMTGVSYATSAEMAAELGAFPGFARNREHMLRVIRNHRRAAHGATDFEGVNVAPVTLDAANCPDAHLVALARNAWDEALALGEAHGYRNAQATVIAPTGTIGLVMDCDTTGIEPDFALVKFKKLAGGGYFKIINQSVPAALAKLGYKPAQIEEIVAYAVGHGSLGQAPHINHTALIGHGFGPAEIKKLETALATAFDIRFVFNQWTLGTEFCTGTLGIPAAKLNDPSFDLLKHLGFSRAQVEAANDHVVGTMTLEGAPHLKTEHYSVFDCANPCGKKGTRYLSVDSHIHMMAAAQSFISGAISKTINMPNSASIEETLAAYELSWSLGVKANALYRDGSKLSQPLAAALIEDDEEAEEILLTGSIQEKAAVIAEKIVEKVIVKEIARGREKLPERRKGYTQKAIVGGHKVYLRTGEYGDGRLGEIFIDMHKEGAGFRAMMNNFAIAVSVGLQYGVPLEEFVDAFTFTRFEPAGMVQGNEAIKNATSILDYIFRELAISYLDRTDLAHVKPTGASFDDLGAGDKEGQKNNVSVVSDDAASRGLEVLRQISSTGYLRKRLPQELVVLQGGGATARSVEVVAPQAIAPLGGLAVATRSETSIEAFASVSMDARTKAKMQGYEGDPCGECGNYTLVRNGTCMKCNTCGSTSGCS, from the coding sequence ATGAAAATCGAGCGCAAATTCACGGCCGAGGGCCAGGACGCCTATGCGGCGCTGGCCTTCAGGACGACGGTTTCCGAAATCCGGAACCCCGACGGCAAGATCGTCTTCCGCAACGATCAGGTCGAGGTGCCCGAAGGTTGGTCGCAGGTCGCCTCGGACGTGATCGCGCAGAAATACTTCCGCAAGGCCGGTGTGCCCGCGCGGCTCAAGCGCGTCGCCGAAAAGGGCGTGCCGGCGTTCCTGTGGCGCTCGGTCCCCGACGACAAGGCGCTGGCCGACCTGCCCGAAGGCGAGCGGTTCACGGGCGAAAGCTCGGCCAAGCAAGTGTTCGACCGTCTGGCCGGGGCCTGGGCCTATTGGGGCTGGAAGGGCGGCTATTTCACCTCCGAAACGGATGCCCGCGCCTATTTCGACGAAATGCGCGTGATGCTGGCCCGCCAGATGGCTGCGCCGAACAGCCCGCAGTGGTTCAACACCGGCCTGCACTGGGCCTATGGCATCGACGGCCCGTCGCAGGGGCATTTCTACGTCGATCCCTTTACCCACAAGCTGGTCAAGTCGAAGTCGTCCTACGAACATCCGCAGCCCCACGCCTGCTTCATCCAGTCGGTTTCGGACGACCTGGTGAACGAGGGCGGCATCATGGATCTGTGGGTCCGCGAGGCACGTCTGTTCAAGTATGGCTCGGGCACCGGCACGAACTTTTCCAGCCTGCGCGCCGAGGGCGAGACGCTGTCGGGCGGGGGCAAGTCCTCGGGTCTGATGGGGTTCCTGAAGATCGGCGACCGCGCGGCCGGGGCGATCAAGTCGGGCGGCACCACGCGCCGCGCGGCCAAGATGGTGATCTGCGACGTGGATCACCCCGATATCGAACAGTTCATCAACTGGAAGGTCATCGAGGAACAGAAGGTCGCCTCGCTGGTCGCCGGTTCCAAGGCGCATGAAGCGCGCCTCAACGACATCTTCGCCGCCATTCGCGCCTGGGACGGGTCCAGCGAGGACGCGGTCGATCCGGTGAAGAACCCGGGCCTGAAGGCAGCGATCCGCGCGGCCAAGAAGGCGATGATCCCCGACACCTATACCAACCGCGTGCTGCAATACGCGCGGCAGGGCTATACGTCGATCGAATTCCCGACCTATGACACCGATTGGGACAGCGAGGCCTATACCTCGGTCTCGGGGCAGAATTCGAACAACTCGGTCCGCGTCACCGACGCCTTCCTGAAGGCGGTCAAGGACGATGCCGACTGGGAGCTTTTGCGCCGCACCGACGGCAAGGTCGCCAAGACCGTGTCCGCGCGCGACCTGTGGCAACAGGTGGGTCACGCCGCTTGGGCCTGCGCCGATCCGGGCATTCAGTTCCACGACACCGTGAACGCCTGGCACACCTGCCCGGCGGATGGCGCGATCCGGGGCTCGAACCCCTGTTCGGAATACATGTTCCTCGATGACACGGCCTGCAACCTGGCCTCGATGAACCTGCTGACGTTCTACACCGACGGCGGTTTCGACGCGGAATCCTATGTGCACGCCACGCGGCTGTGGACCATCACCCTGGAAATCAGCGTGATGATGGCGCAGTTCCCGTCCAAGGAAATCGCGCAGCGCAGCTATGACTACCGCACGCTGGGCCTGGGTTATGCCAATATCGGCGGCCTGCTGATGAACATGGGCCTGGGCTATGACAGCGACGCGGGCCGGGCGATGGCCGGCGCGCTGACCGCCGTGATGACCGGGGTGAGCTACGCGACCTCGGCCGAGATGGCCGCGGAACTGGGCGCCTTCCCGGGGTTTGCGCGCAACCGCGAACACATGCTGCGCGTGATCCGCAACCACCGCCGCGCCGCCCACGGCGCCACGGATTTCGAGGGGGTCAACGTCGCCCCGGTCACACTGGACGCCGCCAACTGCCCCGATGCGCATCTGGTGGCGCTGGCCCGCAACGCCTGGGACGAGGCCCTGGCCCTGGGCGAGGCCCATGGCTACCGCAACGCGCAGGCCACGGTGATCGCGCCCACGGGCACCATCGGCCTGGTGATGGATTGCGACACCACCGGCATCGAGCCCGACTTTGCCCTGGTCAAGTTCAAGAAACTGGCCGGCGGCGGCTATTTCAAGATCATCAACCAGTCGGTTCCGGCCGCGCTGGCGAAACTGGGCTACAAGCCCGCCCAGATCGAGGAAATCGTCGCCTATGCCGTCGGTCACGGCAGCCTGGGCCAGGCGCCGCACATCAACCACACGGCGCTGATCGGCCACGGGTTCGGCCCGGCCGAGATCAAGAAGCTGGAAACCGCTCTGGCGACGGCCTTCGACATCCGCTTCGTGTTCAACCAATGGACCCTGGGGACCGAGTTCTGCACCGGCACGCTGGGCATCCCGGCGGCCAAGCTGAACGATCCGTCCTTTGACCTGCTGAAGCATCTCGGTTTTTCGCGTGCCCAGGTCGAGGCCGCGAACGATCACGTCGTCGGCACCATGACGCTGGAAGGCGCGCCGCACCTGAAGACCGAGCATTACAGCGTCTTCGATTGTGCCAACCCCTGCGGCAAGAAGGGCACGCGCTATCTCAGCGTGGACAGCCACATCCACATGATGGCGGCCGCGCAATCGTTCATCTCGGGCGCGATTTCCAAGACGATCAACATGCCGAACTCGGCCTCGATCGAGGAAACGCTGGCGGCCTACGAACTGTCGTGGTCCCTGGGTGTCAAGGCGAACGCGCTGTATCGCGACGGCTCGAAACTGTCGCAGCCGCTGGCCGCCGCCCTGATCGAGGACGACGAAGAAGCCGAGGAAATCCTGCTGACCGGCTCGATCCAGGAAAAGGCCGCCGTCATCGCCGAGAAGATCGTCGAAAAGGTCATCGTCAAGGAAATCGCCCGCGGCCGCGAGAAGCTGCCCGAGCGCCGCAAGGGCTACACCCAGAAAGCCATCGTCGGCGGGCACAAGGTCTATCTGCGCACCGGCGAATACGGGGACGGCCGCCTGGGCGAGATCTTCATCGACATGCACAAGGAAGGCGCGGGCTTCCGGGCGATGATGAACAACTTCGCCATCGCCGTGTCCGTGGGCCTGCAATACGGTGTCCCGCTCGAGGAATTCGTGGACGCCTTCACCTTCACCCGGTTCGAGCCGGCGGGCATGGTGCAGGGCAACGAGGCGATCAAGAATGCGACGTCGATCCTGGACTACATCTTCCGCGAACTGGCGATCAGCTACCTGGACCGCACCGATCTGGCGCATGTGAAGCCCACCGGCGCCTCGTTCGACGATCTCGGCGCGGGCGACAAGGAAGGGCAAAAGAACAACGTCTCGGTTGTGTCCGACGATGCCGCCTCGCGCGGGCTCGAGGTGTTGCGCCAGATCTCTTCGACCGGGTATCTGCGCAAGCGCCTGCCGCAGGAACTGGTGGTGCTGCAAGGCGGCGGTGCCACCGCCCGCAGCGTCGAGGTCGTGGCCCCGCAGGCCATTGCGCCGCTGGGCGGGCTGGCCGTGGCGACACGCAGCGAAACCTCGATCGAAGCCTTCGCGTCGGTCAGCATGGACGCCCGCACCAAGGCCAAGATGCAAGGCTACGAGGGTGACCCGTGTGGCGAATGCGGCAACTACACGCTGGTGCGCAACGGCACCTGCATGAAGTGCAACACCTGCGGCTCGACCTCGGGCTGCAGCTGA
- a CDS encoding ABC transporter substrate-binding protein produces the protein MSKLKLAGLTSALAMLAGMASANDPVTLQLKWVTQGQFAGYYVALDNGYYEDEGLDVTILPGGPDLAPVQVLMGGGADVMVDWMPSALAAREQGALVVNIAQPVARSGLMLVCWADSGITTPEDFRGHRIGTWFFGNEIPLLNWLSQLGIPTTGGEDGVEILRIGFSADPLLQRQADCITAMTYNEYWQVMDAGVTPDQLVIFRYDDYGVSTLEDGLYVNEANLSDPAFVDRMARFVRASMRGWQWALANPEAAAEIVLDNDETGAQTMEHQVRMVREMALLTEGSTGELDEAAYQRTVDTLLGGGSDPVITRAPEGAWTHVVTDAAMN, from the coding sequence ATGTCGAAGTTGAAACTTGCGGGGCTGACCTCGGCGCTGGCGATGCTGGCGGGAATGGCCAGCGCAAACGACCCGGTGACGCTGCAACTGAAATGGGTGACGCAAGGCCAATTCGCCGGGTACTACGTCGCGCTGGACAACGGCTATTACGAGGACGAAGGCCTCGACGTCACGATTCTCCCCGGCGGTCCCGATCTCGCACCCGTGCAGGTGCTGATGGGTGGCGGCGCGGATGTCATGGTTGACTGGATGCCCTCGGCGCTGGCGGCGCGCGAGCAAGGGGCGCTGGTGGTCAACATTGCCCAGCCCGTCGCGCGATCTGGCCTGATGCTGGTTTGCTGGGCTGATTCGGGTATCACGACGCCCGAAGATTTCCGGGGGCACCGGATTGGGACCTGGTTCTTCGGAAACGAGATTCCGCTGCTGAACTGGCTGTCGCAGCTCGGTATTCCGACCACCGGCGGCGAAGACGGGGTCGAGATTCTTCGCATCGGATTCAGTGCCGATCCGCTGCTGCAACGCCAGGCCGATTGCATCACGGCGATGACCTACAACGAGTATTGGCAAGTGATGGATGCCGGCGTCACCCCGGACCAGCTCGTGATTTTCCGCTATGACGACTACGGCGTGTCAACGCTTGAGGACGGCCTTTACGTGAACGAGGCAAACCTGTCGGACCCGGCTTTCGTCGACCGCATGGCGCGATTCGTCCGTGCCTCGATGCGCGGCTGGCAATGGGCGCTCGCGAATCCGGAAGCGGCTGCCGAGATCGTTCTCGACAATGACGAAACCGGCGCACAAACGATGGAGCATCAGGTGCGCATGGTCCGCGAGATGGCTCTGCTGACCGAGGGCTCGACCGGCGAACTGGATGAGGCGGCCTATCAGCGCACTGTCGATACGCTCTTGGGCGGCGGCTCGGACCCGGTGATCACCCGCGCCCCCGAAGGCGCCTGGACCCATGTCGTCACCGACGCCGCCATGAACTGA
- a CDS encoding ABC transporter permease: MTGLRVAYALAVLTACWVPVAAGAEPSVAVLGALVLALVIDSALDACRRRGWRALGLLALWNALVVAAAGLALHQSGAESGAFWAEVVAVWLGAWLLVSRVAALPRRPGPWGRLLALIAPVLFGLTVLWIWEVVVDALNVPRVILPAPSEIGARLSDSTDTLWIDLVQTFGRGALAGFTIGCGTAIVFALVVDRYPFLRRGLLPVGNFLAALPIIGTAPIFVMWFGFDWPSKAAVVVAMVFFPMLVNTVQGLAATDAMQRDLMHTYSAGWWQTLVTLRLPAAMPFVFNGLKICATLALIGSIVAEFFGSPTYGMGFRISTEVGRLQLDMVWAEIAVAALLGTLFYGVWALLERRVTFWHPSQRSR; the protein is encoded by the coding sequence ATGACCGGGTTGCGCGTCGCTTATGCGCTGGCGGTCCTGACCGCGTGCTGGGTGCCGGTCGCGGCCGGGGCCGAACCCTCGGTTGCGGTGCTGGGGGCGCTGGTGCTGGCGCTGGTGATCGATTCGGCGCTTGACGCCTGCCGCCGCCGGGGCTGGCGCGCGCTGGGTCTTCTGGCGCTGTGGAACGCGCTCGTGGTCGCGGCGGCGGGGCTGGCGCTGCACCAGTCCGGGGCCGAGAGCGGGGCCTTCTGGGCGGAGGTCGTGGCGGTCTGGCTGGGCGCCTGGCTGCTGGTCTCGCGGGTCGCCGCGCTGCCGCGGCGGCCCGGGCCCTGGGGGCGGCTGCTGGCGCTCATAGCCCCGGTTCTGTTCGGGTTGACGGTGCTGTGGATCTGGGAGGTGGTGGTGGACGCGCTGAATGTGCCGCGCGTCATCCTGCCCGCGCCCAGCGAGATCGGTGCGCGGCTGTCCGATTCGACCGACACGCTGTGGATCGACCTGGTGCAGACCTTTGGCCGGGGCGCGCTGGCGGGCTTTACCATCGGCTGCGGCACCGCGATCGTGTTCGCCCTGGTGGTGGATCGCTACCCGTTTTTGCGGCGCGGCCTGTTGCCGGTGGGCAACTTCCTGGCCGCGTTGCCGATCATCGGCACGGCGCCGATCTTCGTCATGTGGTTCGGGTTCGACTGGCCCAGCAAGGCGGCGGTGGTGGTGGCGATGGTGTTTTTCCCGATGCTGGTGAACACCGTGCAGGGGCTGGCCGCGACCGACGCGATGCAGCGCGACCTGATGCACACCTATTCCGCCGGCTGGTGGCAGACGTTGGTCACGCTGCGACTGCCGGCGGCCATGCCCTTTGTGTTCAACGGGCTGAAAATCTGTGCAACCCTGGCCCTGATCGGGTCGATCGTGGCCGAATTCTTCGGCTCGCCGACCTATGGCATGGGGTTCCGCATCTCGACCGAGGTCGGGCGCTTGCAGCTTGACATGGTCTGGGCCGAAATCGCCGTGGCAGCGCTGCTTGGCACGCTGTTCTACGGCGTCTGGGCTCTGCTCGAACGGCGGGTGACATTCTGGCACCCGTCGCAGCGCAGCAGGTAA
- a CDS encoding ABC transporter permease yields MRRSLPVLAVVLTLLGLWYLLVIPMNAKWERDQAARAGTDLPFGTLVANTMRQDRPVLPAPHQVVQELWNSTVVEEFTGRRGLWRSGSLSNRSLVYHGLVTLSATMLGFVIGTGAGILLAIGIVYNKAMDASVMPWAIASQTIPIIALAPMIIVVLNSVGISGLIPKAIIAAYLSFFPVVVGMVKGLRAPDAMQLDQMKTWSASGGQVFRTLRLPSSMPYLFASLKVGVAAALVGTIVGELPVQQGGLGVRLLSGSYYGQTVQIWAALFAAAILAAGLVWIVALIEKRVLERMGMAP; encoded by the coding sequence ATGAGACGCAGCCTGCCTGTCCTTGCCGTCGTCTTGACCTTGCTGGGCCTGTGGTATCTGCTGGTCATCCCGATGAACGCCAAATGGGAACGCGACCAGGCCGCGCGCGCGGGCACCGATCTGCCCTTTGGCACCCTGGTCGCGAACACGATGCGCCAGGACCGCCCGGTGCTGCCCGCCCCGCATCAGGTGGTGCAGGAGTTGTGGAATTCCACCGTGGTCGAGGAATTCACCGGTCGGCGCGGCCTGTGGCGGTCGGGCAGCCTGTCCAATCGCAGCCTGGTCTACCACGGGCTGGTGACGCTGAGCGCGACGATGCTGGGCTTTGTCATCGGCACCGGCGCGGGCATCCTGCTGGCGATCGGCATCGTCTACAACAAGGCGATGGATGCCTCGGTCATGCCCTGGGCCATCGCCAGCCAGACGATCCCGATCATCGCGCTGGCGCCGATGATCATCGTCGTGCTGAACTCGGTGGGGATCTCGGGGTTGATCCCCAAGGCGATCATCGCCGCCTATCTCAGCTTTTTCCCGGTCGTCGTGGGGATGGTCAAGGGCCTGCGCGCGCCCGATGCGATGCAATTGGACCAGATGAAGACCTGGTCGGCCTCGGGCGGGCAGGTGTTCCGCACGCTGCGCCTGCCGTCGTCGATGCCCTATCTCTTTGCCTCGCTCAAGGTGGGCGTGGCGGCGGCGCTGGTCGGCACCATCGTCGGCGAGCTGCCGGTGCAGCAGGGCGGACTGGGTGTGCGGCTGCTCAGCGGCAGCTACTATGGCCAGACGGTGCAGATCTGGGCCGCGCTCTTTGCCGCCGCGATCCTTGCGGCGGGGCTGGTCTGGATCGTCGCGCTGATCGAAAAGCGCGTGCTCGAGCGGATGGGGATGGCACCATGA
- a CDS encoding ABC transporter ATP-binding protein: protein MQAAVPAPVISAQDLNLTFHTNDGPVHALKDVSLSVAKGEFVSFIGPSGCGKTTLLRAIADLEQPTSGRLTVNGMTPEAARKARAYGYVFQAAGLYPWRTIEGNVKLPLEIMGYSKADQAERAARVLELVELKGFEKKFPWQLSGGMQQRASIARALAFDADILLMDEPFGALDEIVRDRLNEELLKLWARTEKTIGFVTHSIPEAVYLSTKIVVMSPRPGRITDVIDSTLPRERPLDIRDTPEFIAIAHRVREGLRAGYDSDA from the coding sequence ATGCAGGCGGCCGTTCCCGCGCCCGTGATCTCGGCGCAAGACCTCAACCTGACGTTCCACACCAACGACGGGCCGGTGCACGCCCTCAAGGACGTGAGCCTGTCCGTCGCCAAGGGCGAATTCGTCAGCTTCATCGGCCCTTCGGGCTGCGGGAAAACGACACTTCTGCGCGCGATCGCGGATCTCGAACAGCCGACCTCGGGGCGATTGACCGTCAACGGAATGACCCCCGAGGCCGCGCGCAAGGCCCGCGCCTATGGCTATGTATTTCAGGCAGCCGGACTGTATCCCTGGCGCACGATCGAGGGGAACGTGAAGCTCCCCCTTGAAATCATGGGGTATTCCAAGGCCGACCAGGCCGAGCGCGCGGCGCGGGTTCTGGAGCTGGTCGAATTGAAGGGCTTCGAGAAGAAATTTCCCTGGCAGTTGTCGGGCGGGATGCAGCAGCGGGCCTCGATCGCGCGGGCCCTGGCCTTTGACGCCGATATCCTGCTGATGGACGAACCCTTCGGCGCGCTGGACGAGATCGTCCGCGACCGTCTGAACGAGGAGTTGCTGAAGCTCTGGGCGCGGACCGAAAAGACCATCGGCTTCGTCACCCACTCGATCCCCGAGGCGGTCTATCTGTCCACGAAAATCGTGGTGATGAGCCCGCGCCCGGGGCGGATCACCGATGTCATCGACTCGACCCTGCCGCGCGAGCGTCCGCTCGACATCCGCGACACGCCCGAGTTCATCGCCATCGCGCACCGGGTGCGCGAGGGGTTGCGGGCGGGGTATGACAGCGATGCGTAG